TGGTAAACTTCTGCACTCAGAATTTCACCAATACGATCGGAATATTTTTTCACTAACACATTCTTCTTGAGGTCGCCAATACGGCTTGCCAGTGTTTGCTTTGCCGCAAGGATTGCACGACGGCCGAAATCATGAATATCTACATCTTCATATAACTCTTCACCCACTTCATAATCAGGCTCGAGCTTAACAGCATCTGTATAGGCAATCTGCGCTAACGGATCTTCCACTTGTCCATCTTCTACTATGGTACGACGACGCATGATCTCAAGATCACCCTTCTCCGTATTTACGATCACATCAAAGTTATCGTCACTGCCATATTTCTTACGAAGCAATGTTTTAAACACATCTTCCAGCACTTTCATCATCGTGGGGCGGTCGATATTTTCCGCATCCTTAAACTCCTGGAAACTCTCAATAAGATTGATACTTGCCATAACACTTTTTTTTAAATAGTCCGGTTGTTTTCACTGTCAGCAACCGTAATCAGTTAAATACAATTTGAATTTTAGTTGATTTAATATCTGCATAAACCAGGTTGTGTTGTATCACTTCCTGTTTCTTACCTTTTCCTTTTGTTTCCTCCAGCGTTACTTCCAGTTCACCTGCTGCCAGTAATTTGCCTTCAAGTTTGCGGCCATCTTTCATAATTATTTCCACTTGCCGGCCGATGTTTTTGAGGTACTGACGATGCAGTTTCAATGGTTCTTCTAGACCGGGTGATGAAACTTCGAGTGCAAAATCACCATCATTAAAAAGAGCAGCCTCTTCAATCTTCTTGTAAAGAGCCCGGTTATACTGGATGCAGCGGCTGATAGGCAATCCGGCATCGGCATCTACAAATACCTGGATATTATTACCCGGTACCATTTTTATATCTACCAGGAAACAATCAGGATCGGTGCTGATCACTTCCTCCATCATTTGCCTGATGCTTTCTGTCTTTTGTTCTAAGTTCATGTAAGGAAAATAAAGAAGGGAACGTTTTCCGTTCCCTTCCACTGTTTCTTTTATCCGACCGCAAATGTAAGAGAATACAGGGTAATGGAAAAATTTTTTTCAGCCTGTATTCAGCGGCAAGCTTTAGGGGAATCTTCACACAAAGCGAAGCGGTTTAATTTATCTTTGCAGCATCATGTTACTACGTTATTTACTCTACGGACTCCTGATCTATTTTGTGTTCCGTTTTATTTTCAGATTTGTTATTCCTGTAACAAGGGCTGCACGTGATATGAAAAGCAAGATGAACGAATTTCAGGCACGTATGCAGGAACAACAACAGCAACAGGCTGCTGCACAACGCCCTCAACCTGTAAAGGAACCGCTCACTCCTAAAGAAGATGATTATATTGAGTTTGAAGAAGTCAAATGATAAGTAAAAATCCAAGGCACAAGAGACAAGGAACAAGGTTCAAGAATAAATCCTACGTCCTGCATCATAAATCAGACATCAGCCCCAGTTCTTCCACTTTCATCCCCGCCTGCAAATGAATTGTTTGTAAACCCAGCTGTTGAGCTGCTTCAATATTATTGATACTATCGTCGATAAATATTGTTTCTGCAGCAATTAACCCATGTTTCTGTAATACAAATTCAAAAGCGGAGGCATTTGGTTTGCGATGCCCGATGCGGTGCGAATAATAAGCCGCATCAAACAAATCATCAAACACCTGCCCGGGCCTCCATGCCTCATACCTTCGCTGAAATTCCTGCAAATGAATTTCATTGGTATTACTGAGTAAGTATATTTCATACTTTTCTCTTAACTGAGGTAATACAGCAACACTTTCAGGTCTGAAATCGAGCAACAATGCATTCCATGCATCCCTTATCTGTTCGTCACTTAATGATAAACCGGTTGCTGTACGCAGATCATCATAAAACAAATGATCCTCCATTCCTGTTTCTAATCGACGGAACAGATCATTACTGTGAAACTGGTTGAAAAAATCGGAAAAGTTGGTAACGCCCAGCTCAGCAAAGGCCTTTTCGCTCAATTTGAAATCGATATCGAGCAATACACCACCAAGATCGAATATGATCGCTTTTGTTTGTTGCATACTGCAAAGAAACAAGACTGTTTCAAATGATGAATCAGCAGCGGAATTTCTTTCTTTTGATGGCCAAAAAATATCTCTTGAAATTATAGCAGCACGATACATCGATTTTTCTATCTTTGCCCCCGCCCAAAAGGCCGGATCCTTAGCTCAGTCGGTTAGAGCATCTGACTCATAATCAGAGGGTCGTAGGTTCAAATCCTACAGGATCCACGAATAATAAATGCCGGTAAGGCAGAAAGACGGGAAAAGAGTTGAACTTAAAGATACTTCTCGCCTTTCCGTCTTCCCGGCTTTATCTTAAAATGGCTTTAACCTTTGCTTAACCGATAAGCAAATACATTTGCCTCTTTACAAATTATGAAGAAACTAATACTGTTTACGCTCATCCTCGCCACCGGCTTTTCATTGTCGGCCCAGGAAACAGAAAAGAAGAAAAAGAAAGACTGGTCAAAAGTAAGTCTTGGCAACCGTCCGAAAGATCATCTCATTTTTCAAATAGGTTATCTCACTTGGCTGCAAAAACCTGATAGCATTGCTACAAAAGGTTTGGCCAGAACAGTGAATGCATATTTCTCATTCGACTTCCCTTTTAAAACTGATCCACGTTTCAGCGTTGGTTTAGGTGCAGGTGTTGGTGCCGATAATATGTATTTCGACAAGAATGCAGGCCGCAACCTCAACATCATTAACGGTAATTCATTCCAGTTTGCACCTCACCAGGGGAAAGACACTTTGAATAAATACAAATCAATGAAACTGGCTACAGTTTATCTTGAAGCACCGGTTGAATTGCGTTTTATGGTTGATCCCACACAACCTAACAAGAGTTTAAAATTTGCATTGGGTGTGAAAGTGGGTACATTAATCAGTGCCAACGATAAAACAAGATTTACATCTGATGCCAACGGTAATGTTGCATATGTATTAAAAGAAAAAGACAAAAAACATTTCAATACGTTGCGTTTGGCAGCTACTGCCAGAATCGGCATGGGCAACTTCGCCATCTTTGGTCAGTACCAGTTGAATGATTTTATTAAAGAAGGACAAGGGCCTAACCAGATCCGTCCTGTAACTTTTGGTCTTACCTTAACAGGATTGTAATTCAATCCTAAAAGAAATTTGAAAGCGTGGCGGACTCCGTCACGCTTTTTTCTTTACCCATGGCAGAGAAGTTCAATTACCTTTGCCTTTGAATTTTTTATAAAGTGATTGAACGTAAACAGGAAATACAACAGGAAGAGCGGGCCATTATTGTTGGCGTAGTGCAAAAAGGACAAACAGAATTACAGGTGCAGGAGTACATGGACGAATTGGCATTTCTTGCCGAAACGGCCGGTGCTGTAACCATTAAGCGGTTTATGCAGAAACTGCCCCGTCCTGATAGTAAAACATTTGTAGGGAAAGGAAAACTGGAAGAGATCAAAAACTATGTGCAGGGTCATGATATTACCTTGGTGATATTTGATGATGAACTTACCGGTGCCCAGATCATGAATATTGAAAAAGAAGTAGGCATTTACACTATCGATCGAAGTGATCTCATCCTCGATATTTTTGCCCGCCGTGCAAAAACAGCACAAGCTAAAACGCAAGTTGAGCTTGCACAATACCAATACATATTGCCCAGGTTGAAAGGCATGTGGAAACACCTTGAACGGCAAGGTGGTGGTGTGGGTACAAGAGGTCCGGGTGAAACAGAAATTGAAACCGATCGTCGTATAGTAAAAGATAAGATCTCCTTACTCCGCAAACGTTTAGCTGAAATAGATAAACAGGCATTCACACAACGTAAAGACCGTGGTGAATTTATTCGTGTGGCATTAGTTGGTTATACCAACGTTGGTAAAAGCACACTCATGAACATTCTCAGTAAACGGGATGTGTTTGCAGAAAATAAATTGTTTGCAACACTTGATACAACTACAAGCAAAGTGGTGTTTGAAAACACTCCTTTTTTATTAAGTGATACAGTAGGATTCATTAGAAAATTACCACACCATCTCGTTGAAAGTTTTAAAAGTACGCTTGATGAAGTGCGTGAAAGTGATGTGCTATTGCATGTAGTGGATATTTCGCATCCGCAATACGAAGAGCAAATGAATGTGGTGAACAAAACGCTCCAGGATTTGAAATGTCATGATAAACCTGTTATTACCATTTTCAACAAAATGGATCTGTACGAAGAAAAGCATTTCGATGAATGGCTCGGCGATGATATAAAAGAAACCATTCTAAAGGAATTGAAAGAACGTTGGGAAAACGAGACGCAGGGCAACTGTGTGTTTATTGCAGCAACAGAAAAAAGAAATATCCCTGAGCTTCGTGACCGGTTGCTTGACCAGGTTCGAACAAATTATAAAATACGTTATCCTTACAAAACAGAATTTCTGTATTAATGGCTGCTGAAAAGAAATACAGTTGGGTGAAGATCGGGGAAGCAGTCAACGATTTTTTCTGGCAGGAAAATAATCTTTGTGAGATCAATGTAAAAGGCAAAACCATCTGCATTGCCAAACATGGGGAGCAGGTACTGGCATGTGCGCATAAATGTCCGCATGCGGGAGGCCATCTGGCAGATGGTTTTATTGATGCGTTGGGTAATATTGTTTGTCCGCTCCACCGTTACAAATACAGTTTGCAGAATGGCCGCAATACAAGTGGTGAAGGATACTTTCTCAAAACCTATCCCATTGAAACAAGAAGCGACGGTATTTATATCGGGTTGGAAGAGAATTCGTTCTTCAGCTTTTTTAAGTAAAAAAAGTTATACAGAAATAGAGTGTAAAAAACCAAATTCCCCTATTTTTGCAACCCCGAAAGGGGAAGTATTCCTCCTTAGCTCAGTTGGTTAGAGCATCTGACTGTTAATCAGAGGGTCTCAGGTTCAAGTCCTGAAGGGGGAGCAAAAGCCTCGCAGAAATGCGGGGCCTTTTTATTTGTATTATCACCAGAAAACCTATTCATCTCTATACTCCAGTATATCTCCCGGCTGGCACTCAAGCACTTTACAAATGGTTTCCAGCGTACTAAAACGAATGGCTTTTGCTTTTCCTGTTTTGAGGATGGATAGATTGGCCAAGGTTAAACCAACTTTATCAGAAAGTTCGTTCAAACTCATTTTGCGTTTGGCCATCATCACATCAAGGTTTACAATTATTGCCATAGGTTATACAGTTAATTCGTTTTCATTTTGGATCTCTATCCCTTTTTTGAATATAAAGGCGATCACGAACAAAACAATTCCCATAAACCACCACACATCCGCACCAGCCAAACGCATGTAACGCAGGTCGGGTATGCTTACTCCCTTTTGCGTCAGCCCTTCAACAAATCCAGTTCCCCAAGATGAGAAGAAAGCGATCCCAAGCGACAGGTAGCCCAGGTTTAACACAAATCGTTTTGTTGTTTCATTAAAAGGCTTCGACAAGTTGAAGTTCTTATGATAAAAGAACTTTATGATCACATAAAACATTAAGGCCTTTAATATTGTAGCAATAATGATGAGGGATGTAAGCGTAACAAAATAGCTCTCACTGTAATTGTACACGGCTGTCAGGTCAACCTCCTTCCACATTTTTGCCGCCTGTTCAGGTTCAAGCATAAGTTTAAGGACAGTGTAAACGATAAAGATGCCCGCATCAAGACAAAGGCCTATAAACACGATCCATGATAGCACGTTCAGCGCTTTTAAGATGTAATCTGTTTTAATTGACATAAAATTATTTTTTACTGAAGCACAAAAATAGATAAATATTTATTGATAAACAATAAATATTTATAAAATATCACAAAATTTATTCCGCTTGTTCCTTGACACTTGTGCCTGGTTTTCGTCTTTTTTTGCTCCGCAAATAGGCTGCAAAGTGAGTTTGTTCTTTTACAGTATTAAAGAACAGATTATGCAACAGCTATCATTTCCATTCAGCAACAAATGTTACTTCAGTATTTGCGAAGGTCGCCAGCATTATTCGCCCATTGAGGCCGAAGAAGCAATAACCTCTGCTGAAATTTATCAATCGCTCAATTACCGTAACCAGTTCCAGTTTCGCAAACCGTTGGTATTACATTTTCCCGGAGTTGATCAGCAAACTGCGGTATGGTTTGGATATAGTTTTGATGTAGAGGTGATCTTGGTTGATGCAACAGGAACCATCAGCAAAACATTCACCATGCCGAAACGTAGAGAAGGCGATGCGTTGTTTGTACAATTCTTTATTGATTGTTCTTATGCTATTCTTGTTCCGGTTGGTTTTTGTAAGAAGTGGAATATTCGTGAACAACAGCACTCAGTAAAACTTACTTCGTTTGCATTTCTGCAAAAACAAAAGATCAGTTAAGTCGTTTAAGCAGTTGAATGAATAATTATATGCTCCGTTTGGTTTTGCTTTCTTTTATGCTGTTGCCGTTGTTGGCCTCTGCACCCCCACCTGTTTACAAATTAAAAGGAAAAGCTGTTCGCATTATTGATGGAGATACTTTCGATCTTTTAGTTGGAACAACAACGCATCGTATTCGTTTGGCGGGTATTGATGCGCCTGAAAAGAAACAGGATTTTTCCAATGCATCAAAACATTTACTGGGTCAGTTATGCAACGGTCAACAGTTAACGGTTGTGGTAACAGATACAGATCGTAACAAACGAAAGATCGCCGACATTTATACGCAGCAAAAATTGTGGATCAATAAAGAAATGATTGTAAGGGGAATGGCCTGGCATTTTCTAAAATATTCATCGAATAAAGAATTAGCCAATGCAGAGTTGCTTGCCCGAAAACAAAAAATTGGTTTGTGGAGTTTAGCAAATCCTGTTGCGCCTTGGGATTGGAGGAAGAAGATATAGAAACAACGATGACACAGATAAGACTGATGAAAACAGATAACCAAGTTTCTTCCCTGCATCCTCTACTCTTTATGAAAAAGCTTAATAATACCCCATCGCTTTCTGCAACTCTTCTTTCATACGCTTCTTCAGTGTTGCAGGCCTTATCACTTTCATTTCATTACAGATACCAAGTAACTGGTGGATGAATTCTTCTGTTACTGTTACTTCAAGTTCAACAACTAATTTATCATTTGCTTCTTTGATGATCTGTTGGGTATGATGCATAGGACTCACCTGCAACATACGTGAAGCGGGACCATATACTTCCAGCACTACTTTCTCTTTCGGTTTGGGCCCCTCCATAATGCCGGTTGAATATTTAAAGAAATCATCCGGGTTAAAATCACGGCGATACTTGAATGCTTTTACTCCCTTTTCTAAACCTGTAATGCGGTCGAGAGCATACGTGGTAAAGTTGTTATGCTTATTTGTCCAGCCAATGAGATACCATTTGTTACGAACCTCTTTCAACAGGTAAGGATCCAGTTCGTGTGTGCGTGTTTCATTCTTATAAATATTGAAATAGGTAAACGTAACAGGTAAACGATTGACAATAGCTTCGTACAATGGTTTGATCCAATCTTTACCTTTTTGTATAACCGGTTTTTCAAACTGTACGTACTGATTAATGGAAGGATCTTCCAAATTTCCTGAAAGCGATAAACGTGTGTTGATCTTTTCAATGGCTTCCTTCAGGTTTTCAAACAAAGGAACATCAGCGAATAAACTCAACGTATGTGCAGCACTTCGTAATGCTTCACTTTCATCTTCATTCAACGACATGCCATCAATACTGTACTCTTCATCCGTATAAAAATAGCCTTTGTTTAAACGGTCATATTTGATTGGAGCAAAATAACCAAGCCCTGCATCTTCACGCATGGCAACAATATCTTTTTCAATAGTTGATACAGAAATATCATCTGCC
The DNA window shown above is from Lacibacter sp. H375 and carries:
- a CDS encoding helix-turn-helix transcriptional regulator → MPVNKSAAIRYRIIDRCLRNRQHKYPTKEYIRQRCMEELYGDMADDISVSTIEKDIVAMREDAGLGYFAPIKYDRLNKGYFYTDEEYSIDGMSLNEDESEALRSAAHTLSLFADVPLFENLKEAIEKINTRLSLSGNLEDPSINQYVQFEKPVIQKGKDWIKPLYEAIVNRLPVTFTYFNIYKNETRTHELDPYLLKEVRNKWYLIGWTNKHNNFTTYALDRITGLEKGVKAFKYRRDFNPDDFFKYSTGIMEGPKPKEKVVLEVYGPASRMLQVSPMHHTQQIIKEANDKLVVELEVTVTEEFIHQLLGICNEMKVIRPATLKKRMKEELQKAMGYY
- a CDS encoding HAD family hydrolase is translated as MYRAAIISRDIFWPSKERNSAADSSFETVLFLCSMQQTKAIIFDLGGVLLDIDFKLSEKAFAELGVTNFSDFFNQFHSNDLFRRLETGMEDHLFYDDLRTATGLSLSDEQIRDAWNALLLDFRPESVAVLPQLREKYEIYLLSNTNEIHLQEFQRRYEAWRPGQVFDDLFDAAYYSHRIGHRKPNASAFEFVLQKHGLIAAETIFIDDSINNIEAAQQLGLQTIHLQAGMKVEELGLMSDL
- a CDS encoding ribosome maturation factor; translated protein: MNLEQKTESIRQMMEEVISTDPDCFLVDIKMVPGNNIQVFVDADAGLPISRCIQYNRALYKKIEEAALFNDGDFALEVSSPGLEEPLKLHRQYLKNIGRQVEIIMKDGRKLEGKLLAAGELEVTLEETKGKGKKQEVIQHNLVYADIKSTKIQIVFN
- a CDS encoding outer membrane beta-barrel protein — encoded protein: MKKLILFTLILATGFSLSAQETEKKKKKDWSKVSLGNRPKDHLIFQIGYLTWLQKPDSIATKGLARTVNAYFSFDFPFKTDPRFSVGLGAGVGADNMYFDKNAGRNLNIINGNSFQFAPHQGKDTLNKYKSMKLATVYLEAPVELRFMVDPTQPNKSLKFALGVKVGTLISANDKTRFTSDANGNVAYVLKEKDKKHFNTLRLAATARIGMGNFAIFGQYQLNDFIKEGQGPNQIRPVTFGLTLTGL
- a CDS encoding helix-turn-helix domain-containing protein; amino-acid sequence: MAIIVNLDVMMAKRKMSLNELSDKVGLTLANLSILKTGKAKAIRFSTLETICKVLECQPGDILEYRDE
- the hflX gene encoding GTPase HflX; the protein is MIERKQEIQQEERAIIVGVVQKGQTELQVQEYMDELAFLAETAGAVTIKRFMQKLPRPDSKTFVGKGKLEEIKNYVQGHDITLVIFDDELTGAQIMNIEKEVGIYTIDRSDLILDIFARRAKTAQAKTQVELAQYQYILPRLKGMWKHLERQGGGVGTRGPGETEIETDRRIVKDKISLLRKRLAEIDKQAFTQRKDRGEFIRVALVGYTNVGKSTLMNILSKRDVFAENKLFATLDTTTSKVVFENTPFLLSDTVGFIRKLPHHLVESFKSTLDEVRESDVLLHVVDISHPQYEEQMNVVNKTLQDLKCHDKPVITIFNKMDLYEEKHFDEWLGDDIKETILKELKERWENETQGNCVFIAATEKRNIPELRDRLLDQVRTNYKIRYPYKTEFLY
- a CDS encoding DUF2975 domain-containing protein, which encodes MSIKTDYILKALNVLSWIVFIGLCLDAGIFIVYTVLKLMLEPEQAAKMWKEVDLTAVYNYSESYFVTLTSLIIIATILKALMFYVIIKFFYHKNFNLSKPFNETTKRFVLNLGYLSLGIAFFSSWGTGFVEGLTQKGVSIPDLRYMRLAGADVWWFMGIVLFVIAFIFKKGIEIQNENELTV
- a CDS encoding thermonuclease family protein, giving the protein MNNYMLRLVLLSFMLLPLLASAPPPVYKLKGKAVRIIDGDTFDLLVGTTTHRIRLAGIDAPEKKQDFSNASKHLLGQLCNGQQLTVVVTDTDRNKRKIADIYTQQKLWINKEMIVRGMAWHFLKYSSNKELANAELLARKQKIGLWSLANPVAPWDWRKKI
- a CDS encoding Rieske (2Fe-2S) protein, with the translated sequence MAAEKKYSWVKIGEAVNDFFWQENNLCEINVKGKTICIAKHGEQVLACAHKCPHAGGHLADGFIDALGNIVCPLHRYKYSLQNGRNTSGEGYFLKTYPIETRSDGIYIGLEENSFFSFFK